In Flavobacterium piscisymbiosum, the sequence GAAAACTGAGACTATTTACTTATCTAAAGACTCATTCTGAATTCCTCGATAACCGGATTTGCTTTTGCAAAATCGGTTTCCTGAATAAATACCTCAACGGCTAAATCAGATTGTCCAAAACCACCTAAACGAGCGGACTGAATATTATCTTTTTTTGTTGTTTCTACTCCTGCTTCTTCTAATCTTTCTTGTAAAGCAAGTGCTAGAACTTCGCTTCCTGAATATACTTTCATTAATCCCATAACATTCTATTTTTATTATTTTTTATTTCTACTGTAATATTATTTTTAGCTGATTCTGAAAATCACTGTTTTCATTCATACCAATATGTTCCTGATCTTTTAGCGGATAAAAATGCCCGTTACTTTTTAAAAGCTGACTTAAACGAACTGAATTTTCATAAGGAATCAATTGATCCTTCATTCCATGAAAAATGTAAACTGGAACTTTAATTTTTGGCAGATATTCATACGTTTCCAAACTAAACTTTTTTAAGAAATCCGGAAAAAACGGCACTCTTTTACTAGATAATTCTGTAAAACTAAAATAAGGCGATTGCAGTATCAAAGCTTTAGGATGATTCTCATAAGCTAAAATAGTTGCAAGTCCGGAACCAATTGAATAACCCGCAATAATAATTTTATTTTCCGGATATCGTTTCGTTAGTGTTTTATAAACAACAGAAACATCTTTATTCAATTGTTCTTCGTTCTCAATTTCACCTTCACTTTTACCAAAACTTCTATAATCTAAAATAAAAATATCATATCCTAAACGCGTATAAATTTTCGCGATCTTTCCCCAAGTTTCTAATGTTCCGGCATTTCCATGAAGATAAAAAACTAACCCTTTAGAATTTTCAGCTTTAAATAATAATCCGTTTAATTTTATACCATCAAAAGACGTGATATTTATTTCTTCAAATTTCTGCTGATAATCAAATTGATAATCTTTTGAAAGTTGAGCACTTTGGAAAACCATTCCAACCTGATTGAAATAAACGTAGGAAACAATGACTACATAAATAACAACAAAAAATGCCAGAAGCACAATTGTTAAAAATTTAAGTGTTTTCAGCATCTCCATAGATTATTTTTTAGTTTTCAGTCTCAGTTTCAGTTTTCAATATTAGACTGAAAACTGAAACTGAAAACTGCGACTTTCTTACTCTTCTTCCTGAATATCATCTTCTTCCTCATCAAGCTCCTCTTCACCTTCTTCATCCATATCAAATAAATAAGGCTCCAACATCATTTTATCGGCCAGAATTTCGATACGTTCTGTCAATGTTTCAGCAAAAATAAGACGCTGCGTTTTGGTAATACTGTTAGAAATACGCATGATTTTAGTTTCGTGACGTAATTTCAGCATTGGATCAGCATCATCGATAATAAACATTTTCAGGCGGTTTACATTATAACCTGCGGTTGTAAACATATCGCTTAATTTATTGGGTGTACCAATTAAAACATCTATTCCTGTCGAAATATAGTTTTTATCATAATCTGTATCACCTTTGTCATGTACACCATAAACTTCAAGATTAGAATATTTCCCGTACTTCTCAAAAAGTGCTTCCATTTCTAATACTTTGGCTTTGTCTTCAACAAAAATCAAAGCACGTGGTGATTCTTCGTTATGACCTGACAATTGCTGAATAACATTCAAAACAATAGTTGTCGATTTTCCGCTTCCTGCCGGAGAAAGAATAATGCAATCTGCACCACTTTTTATAGTCGAAAAAGTTTCCTGCTGCAAAACATTTGCTTCTGTTAAACCATTTTCAACTAATGCGTCTTGTAATTTTTCGTTTATTTTTTTTAGTTTCATCTTCTAATTTTAGAATTTAGATTTTAGATTTCAGATTGAAAAATAAAATCATTATTTGCTTGCAAACATTTTTACATCGGTTTCAGAAATTTCGTTTCCTCCTAAAATGATCAATCTTTCGACTACATTTCGAAGTTCGCGGATATTCCCTGTCCAATCGTATTCCTGCAATAATTGTATGGCTTGCGCCGAAAATACTTTAACCACGTTTCCTTGTTCCGATGCAATTTTAGCAGCAAAATGTCTGATCAAAGCCGGAATATCGTCACGTCTTTCGTTCAATGGCGGAACTTTAATTAAAATCACAGCCAAACGATGGTATAAATCTTCACGGAAACGACCTTCAGCAATTTCGGTTTTTAAATCTTTATTGGTTGCAGCCACAACACGAACATCGACTTTTATATCTTTTTCGGCTCCTACTCTGGTAATCATACTTTCCTGTAAAGCACGCAAAACTTTGGCTTGCGCCGAAAGACTCATATCTCCAATTTCATCCAGGAAAATAGTCCCTTTGTCAGCCGCTTCAAATTTTCCTGCACGATCTTTTACTGCCGATGTAAAAGCACCTTTTACGTGACCAAACAATTCACTTTCGATCAATTCACTTGGTATTGCGGCACAGTTTACTTCTATTAAAGGAAAATTAGCACGTTCGCTTTTTTCATGTAATTGATGCGCTACTAATTCCTTTCCGGTTCCGTTTGGTCCCGTGATCAAAACTCTCGCTTCGGTTTGCGCTACTTTATCAATCATTAATTTAATATGACTGATGGCTTCGCTCTCCCCTATCATTTCGTAGTTTTTACTAACCTTTTTCTTTAAGATTTTATTCTCAACTACAAGTTGTTTTTTATCCAAAGCATTACGAACCGTATTCAATAAACGATTTAAATCCGGTGGTTTTGAGATATAATCAAAAGCTCCTAAACGCATGGTATGAATCGCGGTTTCCATATCGCCGTGGCCAGAAATCATCACCATTGGGATTTCAGGTTTAATTTTTTTAGCTTCTTCCAAAACCTCAACACCGTCCATTTTTGGCATTTTGATATCGCACAAAACCAAATCGTAATCGTTGTTTTTTATTTTCTCAAGACCCGCAACTCCATCTTCTGCTTCATCTACCTGATAGGTATCATTCTCTTCTGATAAAATCTTTACCAAAACTCTTCTGATCGATGCTTCGTCTTCTATAATTAGTATTTTACTCATTTTTTTTGAGGTTCTAAGGTTCTGAGTTGCTAAGGCTCTAAGGTTTTTATTTATAAAGCTAAGAAAACTTAGCTTCTTAGTATCTTAGAACCTTAGCAACTTTTAAAAGTTAATATTTAAGCCATCTATACAATTCTTTCCAGGTTGGTTTCTTGCCATACATTAAAATACCAATTCGGTAAATTTTGGCGGCGAACCAAACCACAAGGAAAAACGTAGCAAACAATAATGATACCGAAATTGCGATTTGCCACCACGGCACTCCAAACGGAAGTCGCATTAACATAACAATTGGCGAAGTTAACGGAATCATTGAAAACACGACGGCAATTGTTCCGTGGGGATCATTTACAACCGTAAAAAATCCGATATAAACACTTAAAATTAGTGGCATTAAAATAGGCAAAAGAAATTGCTGAGAATCGGTTTGATTGTCAACTGCTGCTCCAATTGCTGCATAAAATGAACTATATAAAAAATATCCTCCAATAAAATAAATGATAAAACCTATTATGATACTGGCAATAGGTAAATTCCATAATTCGCTAATATACATTTG encodes:
- a CDS encoding alpha/beta hydrolase, whose translation is MEMLKTLKFLTIVLLAFFVVIYVVIVSYVYFNQVGMVFQSAQLSKDYQFDYQQKFEEINITSFDGIKLNGLLFKAENSKGLVFYLHGNAGTLETWGKIAKIYTRLGYDIFILDYRSFGKSEGEIENEEQLNKDVSVVYKTLTKRYPENKIIIAGYSIGSGLATILAYENHPKALILQSPYFSFTELSSKRVPFFPDFLKKFSLETYEYLPKIKVPVYIFHGMKDQLIPYENSVRLSQLLKSNGHFYPLKDQEHIGMNENSDFQNQLKIILQ
- a CDS encoding putative signal transducing protein gives rise to the protein MGLMKVYSGSEVLALALQERLEEAGVETTKKDNIQSARLGGFGQSDLAVEVFIQETDFAKANPVIEEFRMSL
- a CDS encoding sigma-54-dependent transcriptional regulator, which translates into the protein MSKILIIEDEASIRRVLVKILSEENDTYQVDEAEDGVAGLEKIKNNDYDLVLCDIKMPKMDGVEVLEEAKKIKPEIPMVMISGHGDMETAIHTMRLGAFDYISKPPDLNRLLNTVRNALDKKQLVVENKILKKKVSKNYEMIGESEAISHIKLMIDKVAQTEARVLITGPNGTGKELVAHQLHEKSERANFPLIEVNCAAIPSELIESELFGHVKGAFTSAVKDRAGKFEAADKGTIFLDEIGDMSLSAQAKVLRALQESMITRVGAEKDIKVDVRVVAATNKDLKTEIAEGRFREDLYHRLAVILIKVPPLNERRDDIPALIRHFAAKIASEQGNVVKVFSAQAIQLLQEYDWTGNIRELRNVVERLIILGGNEISETDVKMFASK
- a CDS encoding DEAD/DEAH box helicase; this translates as MKLKKINEKLQDALVENGLTEANVLQQETFSTIKSGADCIILSPAGSGKSTTIVLNVIQQLSGHNEESPRALIFVEDKAKVLEMEALFEKYGKYSNLEVYGVHDKGDTDYDKNYISTGIDVLIGTPNKLSDMFTTAGYNVNRLKMFIIDDADPMLKLRHETKIMRISNSITKTQRLIFAETLTERIEILADKMMLEPYLFDMDEEGEEELDEEEDDIQEEE